In Actinomycetes bacterium, the DNA window GCGCGCCGTCGGAGGCGTCGGCGGCGACCTTCTCGACGCCGGGCAGGTCGGGTCCCGAGCCCGAGCGGGTGACCACGCGGACCCGGTCGCCGGCGGCGACGACGCGGCGCACGACCGCCGATCCGATCGGTCCCGCTCCGACGACGAGGTGGGTGCGCTGGCTCATGTCGATCTCCGTCCGTTCGTCCCGGGGTATCCGAGAGCACTGCTCACAGTATGGAGCGGTGCACCTAGTCGCGTCAAGAGCACCGCTCACAAACATGGTCACCGCTCTCGGATCTGGCATGATGTTCGCGTGACCGAGACCGCTGCCGCCCCGCGCACCGCCCGCGAGCGTGCTCGCGCCGAGCTCACCCGCGAGATCGTCGACTGCGCCCGCCGGCACCTCGAGGCCGAGGGTGCGGCGGGACTGTCGCTGCGCGCCGTCGCGCGCGACCTCGGCATGGTGAGCAGCGCGGTCTACCGCTACTTCCCCAGCCGCGACGAACTGCTCACCCGGCTGATCATCGAGTCCTACGACGGTCTCGGGGACGCCGTGGACGCCGCCGAGGGGGGTGTCGCCCGCCAAGACCTGCTTGGACGCTGGATGGCGGTCGCGAACGGCGCACGCGGCTGGGCGCTCGAGCACCCGCAGGAGTGGGCGCTGATCTATGGAAGCCCGGTCCCCGGGTACGCCGCTCCCGAGGCGACGATCGGACCGGGGACGCGCGTGTCGGTCACCCTCATCACGATCTTGGCCGACGGCCTGGCCCAGGGCATCGAGCCGGTGACCGTGCCGGTGCCGGCGGCCGTGACGGCGGGACTGACCCGGCTGCGTGAGTTCGTGCCGCCGATCGTCCCCGACTCGCACCTCATCGCCGGGTTGATGGCGCGGACGCAACTGCTGGGCCACATCAGCCTCGAACTCGACGGCCAGTACAACAACACGATCGACGACCTCGACTCCTTCTTCGACCACGTCATGC includes these proteins:
- a CDS encoding TetR/AcrR family transcriptional regulator; this translates as MTETAAAPRTARERARAELTREIVDCARRHLEAEGAAGLSLRAVARDLGMVSSAVYRYFPSRDELLTRLIIESYDGLGDAVDAAEGGVARQDLLGRWMAVANGARGWALEHPQEWALIYGSPVPGYAAPEATIGPGTRVSVTLITILADGLAQGIEPVTVPVPAAVTAGLTRLREFVPPIVPDSHLIAGLMARTQLLGHISLELDGQYNNTIDDLDSFFDHVMRRTADTLGLG